A window of Corallococcus macrosporus DSM 14697 contains these coding sequences:
- a CDS encoding type II toxin-antitoxin system HipA family toxin, translating to MEPTRATAGILDVHLGDVHVGTLTLLEDERIEFVISEEYRQRYPRPVLGQIFEDDLTRRHTSRLRLPSFFSNLLPEGTLRELIAEREQVARQREFFLIARLGEDLPGAIVVRPASVLSLSGLEPVEEDAQAPHAPREQEPLRFSLAGVQLKFSMLRRDKAMTLPAGGRGGNWIVKLPDNRYDRVPENEFSMMTWARAAGITVPEVTLLNVADIQGLPEGITLREDVAYAVRRFDRPEPGRRVHMEDLTQVLGLYADEKYKKYNYETVANVIYKVAGLDALHEFLRRLVFIAVIGNGDAHHKNWSLLYPDGTRATLSPAYDLVSTLQYMPADTLALNFARSKRFEDISLSGFERLARKLELPTSDVLPVVKRAVEASLDTWSSLQAQLPLPEESRHRIEAHWKRVPLLQG from the coding sequence TTGGAGCCCACCCGCGCCACGGCCGGAATCCTGGACGTCCACCTGGGCGACGTGCACGTCGGCACGTTGACGCTGCTGGAGGACGAGCGCATCGAGTTCGTCATCTCGGAGGAGTACCGCCAGCGCTACCCACGCCCGGTGCTGGGGCAGATTTTCGAGGACGACCTCACGCGCCGGCACACCAGCCGCCTGCGCCTGCCCTCCTTCTTCTCCAACCTGCTGCCGGAGGGCACGTTGCGCGAGCTCATCGCGGAGCGCGAGCAGGTGGCCCGCCAGCGCGAGTTCTTCCTCATCGCCAGGCTGGGCGAGGACCTGCCCGGCGCCATCGTGGTGCGGCCCGCCAGCGTGTTGTCCCTCAGCGGCCTGGAGCCGGTGGAGGAGGACGCCCAGGCGCCCCACGCGCCGCGGGAGCAGGAGCCGCTGCGCTTCTCGCTGGCGGGCGTGCAGCTCAAGTTCTCCATGCTGCGCCGGGACAAGGCCATGACGCTCCCGGCGGGCGGGCGCGGCGGCAACTGGATCGTGAAGCTGCCGGACAACCGCTACGACCGCGTCCCGGAGAATGAGTTCTCCATGATGACGTGGGCCCGCGCCGCCGGCATCACCGTGCCGGAGGTGACGCTGCTGAACGTGGCGGACATCCAGGGCCTGCCCGAGGGCATCACCCTGCGCGAGGACGTGGCCTACGCCGTGCGCCGCTTCGACCGCCCCGAGCCCGGCCGCCGCGTCCACATGGAGGACCTGACGCAGGTGCTGGGGCTGTACGCGGACGAGAAGTACAAGAAGTACAACTACGAGACGGTCGCCAACGTCATCTACAAGGTCGCCGGCCTGGACGCGCTGCATGAGTTCCTGCGGCGGCTGGTGTTCATCGCCGTCATTGGCAACGGGGACGCGCACCACAAGAACTGGTCCCTGCTCTACCCGGACGGCACGCGCGCCACGCTGTCGCCCGCGTACGATTTGGTGTCCACGCTCCAGTACATGCCGGCGGACACGCTCGCGCTCAACTTCGCCCGCTCCAAGCGCTTCGAGGACATCTCCCTGAGCGGCTTTGAACGGCTGGCCCGGAAGCTGGAGCTGCCCACCAGCGACGTGCTGCCCGTGGTGAAGCGCGCGGTGGAGGCGTCGCTCGACACCTGGTCCTCGCTGCAGGCCCAGCTCCCGCTGCCGGAGGAGAGCCGCCACCGCATCGAAGCCCACTGGAAGCGCGTGCCCCTGCTCCAGGGGTAA
- a CDS encoding DUF262 domain-containing protein: MQSTLTRRPQATAFSIEDLLDRVRRGEVRLPHFQRPLRWEAGDVRDLLDSVYRGYPIGTLLFWKREAPAASVSFGPVRIDAPSHSQALWVVDGQQRITALAAVLLHPEQEPTAHDGFTLFFDLDTQEIVPLAPGELPPPHWLPLNRVLDSEQLLGWLDRYPGREKNPEHVRAAIRLGKAAREYQMPAYVVEAAEEKTLRIIFKRLNTSGKPLTDDEVFNALYGGAAGSRLPNLKALANSLVELGFGRVDESLLLRAVLAVRGLDFTQDFQKQLREEDDLTETLLQTEAALRSVIVFLKRDAGIPHGRLMTNPLYFVLLARFFHLHPEPSPRTRDLLARGFWRGTLVDSFLDSRALSPQELLAAIGPDEEQSVQSLLAQVRPLSDEWLAQHAQPATFGLALRSRGMALNALYALQPRHLRTGALLETPQLFSDTEPASLSPVLKSLNVQEPDAELKLDPALYRSFLFTPANYLLHPPLPGLALVDVLRGEPAPPPEVLQSHAITPAMRATLREGGTLEFLMQRMELIDRHIIEFLRARTRYEESDRPSLQSLVVEEED; the protein is encoded by the coding sequence ATGCAATCCACCCTGACACGGCGTCCCCAGGCGACGGCATTCAGCATCGAGGACCTGTTGGACCGCGTCCGGCGAGGTGAGGTGCGACTGCCCCACTTCCAGCGGCCCCTGCGCTGGGAGGCCGGCGATGTGAGGGATTTGCTCGACAGCGTCTACCGCGGGTACCCCATTGGCACGCTGCTCTTCTGGAAGCGCGAGGCCCCCGCCGCCAGCGTGAGCTTCGGCCCGGTGCGCATCGACGCGCCCTCCCACAGCCAGGCGCTGTGGGTGGTGGACGGGCAGCAGCGCATCACCGCGCTGGCCGCGGTGCTCCTCCACCCGGAGCAGGAGCCCACCGCGCATGACGGCTTCACGCTCTTCTTCGACTTGGACACGCAGGAAATCGTCCCGCTCGCGCCCGGCGAGCTGCCGCCTCCGCACTGGCTGCCGCTCAACCGGGTGCTGGACAGCGAGCAGCTCCTGGGCTGGCTGGACCGCTACCCCGGCCGGGAGAAGAACCCGGAGCACGTCCGCGCGGCCATCCGCCTGGGCAAGGCGGCGCGCGAGTACCAGATGCCCGCGTATGTCGTTGAAGCCGCGGAGGAGAAGACGCTGCGCATCATCTTCAAGCGGCTCAACACCTCCGGAAAGCCGCTCACCGACGACGAGGTCTTCAACGCGCTCTACGGCGGCGCGGCGGGCTCGAGGCTGCCCAACCTGAAGGCGCTGGCCAACAGCCTGGTGGAGCTGGGCTTCGGCCGCGTCGACGAGTCCCTGCTGCTGCGGGCCGTGCTCGCGGTGCGCGGCCTGGACTTCACCCAGGACTTCCAGAAGCAGTTGCGCGAGGAGGACGACCTCACCGAGACGCTGCTCCAGACGGAGGCGGCGCTGCGCAGCGTCATCGTCTTCCTCAAGCGCGACGCGGGCATCCCCCACGGGCGGTTGATGACGAACCCGCTCTACTTCGTGCTGCTCGCGCGCTTCTTCCACCTCCACCCGGAGCCGTCTCCGCGCACCCGGGACTTGCTCGCGCGCGGCTTCTGGCGCGGCACCCTGGTGGACAGCTTCCTGGACAGCCGGGCCCTGTCGCCCCAGGAGCTGCTGGCCGCCATTGGCCCCGATGAGGAGCAGTCCGTCCAGTCGCTGCTGGCGCAGGTGCGGCCGCTCTCCGACGAATGGCTGGCCCAGCACGCGCAGCCCGCCACGTTCGGCCTGGCGCTGCGCTCGCGCGGCATGGCCCTCAACGCCTTGTACGCGCTCCAGCCCCGGCACCTGCGCACCGGCGCCCTGCTGGAGACGCCCCAGCTCTTCAGCGACACCGAGCCCGCCAGCCTCAGCCCCGTGCTCAAGTCGCTCAACGTGCAGGAGCCCGACGCCGAGCTGAAGCTGGACCCCGCGCTCTACCGCTCCTTCCTCTTCACGCCCGCCAACTACCTGCTGCACCCGCCCCTGCCGGGCCTGGCCCTGGTGGACGTGCTGCGCGGTGAGCCCGCCCCGCCGCCCGAGGTCCTCCAGAGCCACGCCATCACCCCCGCCATGCGCGCCACGCTGCGCGAGGGCGGCACGCTCGAATTCCTCATGCAGCGCATGGAGCTCATCGATAGACACATCATCGAGTTCCTGCGCGCCCGCACCCGCTACGAGGAGTCGGACCGTCCGTCCCTCCAATCCCTGGTCGTCGAGGAGGAGGACTGA
- a CDS encoding Shedu anti-phage system protein SduA domain-containing protein — MERTYKMAVSSPPAWEWDVYSAWVEKEYSDLLRSGASKDEGNVQKFLEQHPCLVPGLHYSNKVPYPGALISQPRLSGVGLKVPDFLWIGFDSATIYPVFIEIETPHKSWYTSAGRMHSEFTGAYHQLKEWSAWFGNPTNRHAFFEAFRIPSELLRDRRCQPKFILVHGARAEIEAHRELNPVRAEYNTPDIDVATFDRLVPDHSAHGLWCVKNDGRDYHAISLPPTFKIGPFNAGDVSVYRGREDAINGNALLGPERKAFLIERLEYWDRWVKDGRGGWKYSGDWE, encoded by the coding sequence ATGGAACGAACCTATAAGATGGCGGTGAGTTCTCCTCCTGCGTGGGAGTGGGATGTGTATTCTGCCTGGGTTGAGAAGGAATACTCAGATTTGTTGCGTTCAGGCGCTTCGAAGGATGAGGGCAATGTTCAAAAATTCCTTGAGCAACATCCTTGCTTGGTTCCGGGTCTTCACTACTCGAACAAGGTTCCATATCCCGGGGCTCTCATATCTCAGCCCAGGCTGAGTGGCGTTGGTCTGAAAGTTCCTGATTTTCTTTGGATTGGATTCGACAGCGCCACGATTTATCCTGTGTTCATTGAAATCGAGACGCCGCATAAAAGCTGGTATACGAGTGCTGGACGTATGCACTCTGAGTTCACGGGGGCCTACCATCAACTCAAGGAATGGTCTGCTTGGTTCGGAAATCCAACGAATCGGCACGCCTTCTTTGAGGCTTTCAGGATTCCATCCGAGCTACTGCGCGATCGGCGTTGCCAGCCTAAGTTTATTCTTGTTCACGGTGCTCGTGCGGAGATCGAGGCTCATCGAGAGTTGAACCCAGTCCGGGCGGAGTACAATACGCCTGATATTGACGTTGCAACGTTTGATCGCCTTGTCCCTGATCACTCCGCTCATGGCTTGTGGTGCGTGAAAAATGATGGTCGGGACTATCATGCGATATCGCTTCCTCCTACCTTTAAAATAGGGCCGTTCAATGCTGGTGATGTTTCGGTGTATCGAGGGCGAGAGGATGCGATAAATGGCAATGCGCTTCTTGGTCCCGAACGAAAAGCGTTTCTCATCGAACGACTCGAATATTGGGACCGCTGGGTGAAAGACGGCAGGGGAGGGTGGAAGTACAGCGGCGATTGGGAATGA
- a CDS encoding DUF6310 domain-containing protein: protein MVVAVAIKEELDASELRHHYPDEAAASRGTKGAPREAVAQRRPKPEPRPAGQDWQPPVPPVPPDRTRRASCEPVPVPHRGGDDAHDRCADRVPPNRYPGMDVLVDGKHFDALQVGVRVLWEIKTDQFDTYSLFLQNQVANDEAEELREERDIATACGYGFVVGVSSAAHRAALLQREPRLTIVVTGCER from the coding sequence ATGGTGGTCGCCGTCGCCATCAAGGAAGAACTGGATGCGTCTGAGCTACGCCACCACTACCCCGACGAAGCCGCTGCATCACGAGGAACGAAGGGGGCGCCCCGTGAGGCCGTAGCGCAGCGGAGGCCCAAGCCGGAACCGAGGCCAGCGGGGCAGGACTGGCAGCCACCAGTACCGCCTGTGCCACCAGACCGGACGCGCCGCGCCAGTTGCGAGCCTGTTCCGGTGCCACATCGAGGAGGAGACGACGCACATGACCGGTGCGCCGATAGGGTTCCGCCGAACCGCTATCCCGGTATGGACGTGCTCGTTGACGGCAAGCACTTCGACGCGCTGCAAGTGGGCGTGCGCGTGCTATGGGAAATAAAGACCGACCAGTTCGATACGTACTCGCTCTTTCTGCAGAATCAGGTGGCCAACGATGAAGCCGAGGAGCTGCGGGAAGAGCGTGATATCGCCACGGCTTGTGGATATGGCTTCGTCGTTGGCGTGAGCAGTGCCGCGCACAGAGCCGCGTTGCTGCAACGAGAGCCCAGACTCACAATCGTCGTCACGGGATGCGAACGATGA
- a CDS encoding DUF5953 family protein, producing the protein MTAQRRLLLAVYTPALTGNDGRTLAAVRGMELALSGLRLEWKVSKEGHLVALPDRDAWLAEAATRGKFPLLCNGDESYPVTIAGLKMPASHAPGGQALFDIHADLPLDVAVIEAAANVLVNVAEGARAHWGRATPDRAALEIAEQIAPTLGGPPSPPRGLPALNCFEQSRSPELPYCLGWLNYWSAAAALAIGFPDPARDAELLSRARRTASGGWVVQLTDAPLDLDNPAHLDALKRAYQRFPGIGGRPAP; encoded by the coding sequence ATGACCGCGCAAAGGCGCCTCCTCCTTGCTGTCTACACCCCCGCGCTCACGGGCAACGATGGCCGCACCCTTGCTGCCGTCCGAGGAATGGAGCTGGCGCTCTCCGGCTTGCGCCTGGAGTGGAAGGTCTCCAAGGAAGGGCACCTCGTTGCGCTCCCTGATCGCGATGCGTGGCTGGCGGAAGCAGCGACACGCGGGAAGTTCCCACTGCTGTGCAACGGTGACGAAAGCTACCCGGTAACAATAGCAGGGTTGAAGATGCCTGCCAGCCATGCCCCGGGCGGCCAGGCGCTCTTCGATATCCATGCGGACCTGCCGTTGGACGTGGCCGTCATTGAGGCAGCCGCGAACGTGTTGGTGAATGTGGCGGAGGGCGCACGTGCGCACTGGGGCCGTGCGACGCCGGACCGTGCCGCGCTCGAGATCGCGGAGCAGATAGCTCCCACGCTGGGTGGTCCGCCGTCGCCGCCCCGGGGATTGCCCGCGCTCAATTGCTTCGAACAGAGCCGCTCGCCCGAGCTTCCCTATTGCCTTGGGTGGCTGAACTACTGGTCGGCGGCTGCCGCGCTGGCTATCGGGTTCCCGGACCCTGCTCGTGACGCCGAGCTGCTTTCGCGGGCGCGGCGCACGGCATCGGGCGGTTGGGTCGTACAGCTCACCGACGCGCCGCTCGACTTGGACAATCCTGCCCACCTGGATGCACTCAAGCGCGCCTATCAGCGCTTCCCCGGGATTGGCGGACGGCCGGCACCTTGA